A genomic stretch from Dyella sp. M7H15-1 includes:
- the pip gene encoding prolyl aminopeptidase: MSANRRTLYPEIEPYDVGQLKVSELHTLYYEQCGNPVGKPVVFLHGGPGGGTNPKCRRFFDPSVYRMVLFDQRGCGKSTPHAELTDNTTWHLVSDIERLREHLEIDRWQVFGGSWGSTLALSYAQTHPDKVSELVLRGIFMLRRWELEWFYQKGCDALYPDAWETYLLAIPEVERGDLMSAYHRRLTSSDAKTRLDAARAWSVWEGATSFLYQDEAYISSSGEDEFALAFARIECHYFVNGGFFEHDDQLLRNVDRIRKIPAVIVQGRYDVVCPIRSAWDLHRAWPEADLHIVQDAGHSAFEPGITHELVEATDSFARRKVGD, from the coding sequence ATGTCCGCGAATCGCCGCACCTTGTACCCCGAAATCGAGCCGTACGACGTCGGCCAGCTCAAGGTTTCCGAGTTGCACACGCTTTATTACGAGCAGTGCGGCAACCCAGTCGGCAAGCCGGTGGTTTTTCTGCATGGCGGCCCCGGTGGCGGCACCAACCCCAAGTGCCGGCGCTTTTTCGATCCGTCGGTGTATCGCATGGTGTTGTTCGATCAGCGCGGTTGCGGCAAGTCCACCCCGCACGCGGAACTGACCGACAACACCACCTGGCATCTGGTCAGTGATATCGAACGTTTGCGCGAACATCTGGAAATCGATCGCTGGCAGGTGTTCGGCGGTTCTTGGGGTTCGACCTTGGCGCTTTCCTATGCGCAGACACATCCGGACAAGGTGAGCGAGCTGGTCCTGCGAGGTATTTTCATGCTGCGTCGCTGGGAGCTGGAATGGTTCTACCAGAAAGGTTGCGACGCGCTTTACCCCGATGCCTGGGAAACCTACCTGTTAGCGATTCCCGAAGTGGAGCGTGGCGACCTGATGAGCGCCTACCATCGCCGCCTGACCAGTTCGGACGCCAAGACGCGTCTGGATGCGGCGCGTGCCTGGTCCGTATGGGAGGGCGCCACCAGCTTCCTGTACCAGGATGAGGCGTATATCAGCAGCAGTGGTGAAGATGAGTTTGCGCTGGCATTTGCGCGTATCGAATGCCACTACTTCGTCAATGGTGGCTTCTTCGAGCATGACGACCAGTTGCTGCGCAACGTCGATCGCATCCGCAAGATTCCGGCAGTGATCGTGCAAGGGCGTTATGACGTGGTGTGCCCGATACGCAGTGCGTGGGATTTGCATCGTGCCTGGCCGGAGGCTGATTTGCATATCGTGCAGGATGCGGGGCATTCGGCGTTTGAGCCGGGGATTACGCATGAGTTGGTGGAAGCAACTGACAGTTTTGCCCGCCGCAAGGTTGGCGATTGA